Proteins co-encoded in one Desulfitobacterium hafniense DCB-2 genomic window:
- a CDS encoding alpha/beta fold hydrolase, with protein sequence MAVDINKKMITVQGINIQCFDAGNGVATIVLLHGAGVDSAMMSWAEVIRLLGENYRVIAPDLPGYGGSDSIDGEYTLEFYTETVKGIIEAFQCPPVVLVGLSLGGGISLNMALNYPGLIRLLVPVDAWGLFPKLPYHRLTHWYTRSKLNDNLYQWTGKYPAIVRWSLAYNLFGDKSKVTEALVEEVRDGMLEPEAGKPFISFQRSEITRTGLHTDLYSRLGEIAMPTLLIHGSKDKAVPLKDALAASKLIPNCQLHIMEGCRHWPQKERPEEFARVVGDFIAGQNL encoded by the coding sequence ATGGCTGTTGATATTAATAAGAAGATGATTACGGTGCAGGGCATAAACATACAATGCTTTGATGCCGGAAATGGCGTGGCAACGATTGTCCTGTTACATGGCGCCGGAGTGGATTCAGCCATGATGTCCTGGGCTGAGGTTATACGGCTCTTGGGAGAAAACTATAGGGTGATTGCTCCCGATTTGCCCGGTTATGGCGGCAGCGACTCCATTGACGGTGAATACACCCTTGAGTTCTACACTGAAACAGTGAAAGGGATTATCGAAGCATTCCAATGCCCGCCGGTGGTGCTGGTGGGGCTTTCCCTGGGCGGTGGCATTAGTTTGAATATGGCCCTTAATTATCCCGGGCTGATCCGATTATTGGTGCCTGTCGACGCCTGGGGGCTGTTTCCCAAGCTTCCCTATCACCGTTTGACTCATTGGTACACCCGCTCGAAATTAAACGACAATTTATACCAATGGACCGGCAAGTACCCCGCTATTGTTCGTTGGTCCCTGGCCTACAACTTATTCGGAGATAAGTCAAAGGTCACCGAGGCTTTGGTGGAAGAGGTCCGGGATGGGATGCTGGAGCCTGAGGCCGGGAAACCCTTTATCTCCTTTCAAAGAAGCGAAATCACCAGGACCGGTTTGCACACGGATTTGTATAGCCGCCTCGGGGAAATAGCCATGCCAACCCTTCTGATCCATGGCAGCAAGGATAAGGCGGTGCCCCTCAAAGACGCTTTGGCGGCCAGCAAGCTGATCCCCAATTGCCAACTGCATATTATGGAAGGCTGCCGGCACTGGCCCCAGAAAGAGCGCCCCGAGGAGTTTGCCAGAGTAGTGGGGGATTTCATCGCCGGACAAAACCTGTGA
- the lgt gene encoding prolipoprotein diacylglyceryl transferase: protein MTDRFLVQNLFGIEGLNIAWYGAIIAFGIILGVWLASREAERQGLKGDMIFDFLIIVLPLAIIGARAYYVIFEWANYADDPMRIFAIREGGLAIYGGVIGGFIGALIFAKRNGFPLFRLIDMVVPSLILGQAIGRWGNFMNQEAFGNLVTNPNLQFFPYAVLIDRLGEWHQATFFYESMWNLAVFAVLIYFRKRTKFTGQLLATYFIGYGLGRFWIEGLRTDSLYLIPGLRVSQALSLILITVGILMFVFRKRLFKEHLDYEGKYLMDSNG from the coding sequence ATGACCGATCGTTTTTTAGTTCAAAATCTCTTTGGTATTGAAGGTTTGAACATTGCCTGGTATGGGGCAATTATTGCCTTCGGCATTATCCTGGGAGTATGGTTAGCCAGTCGGGAAGCAGAGCGGCAGGGATTAAAAGGGGATATGATCTTCGATTTTTTAATCATCGTTCTGCCCTTGGCAATCATCGGGGCCAGGGCTTATTATGTCATCTTTGAATGGGCCAACTACGCCGATGATCCCATGCGCATCTTTGCCATCCGCGAAGGCGGCTTGGCTATTTACGGCGGTGTGATCGGCGGCTTTATCGGGGCGTTGATCTTTGCCAAAAGAAATGGCTTTCCTTTGTTTAGGCTGATCGATATGGTGGTGCCCAGTTTAATTTTAGGACAAGCCATTGGCCGTTGGGGGAATTTTATGAACCAGGAGGCTTTCGGCAACCTGGTCACCAATCCTAACCTGCAGTTTTTTCCCTATGCTGTGTTGATCGACCGGTTAGGGGAATGGCACCAAGCCACTTTTTTCTATGAAAGCATGTGGAATCTGGCTGTTTTTGCTGTGCTCATCTATTTTCGCAAGAGAACGAAATTTACCGGGCAGCTGTTGGCCACCTATTTCATCGGGTATGGGCTGGGACGGTTTTGGATTGAAGGGCTGCGCACGGACAGTCTTTACCTGATTCCCGGGTTGCGGGTATCCCAAGCTTTATCCTTAATCCTGATTACTGTGGGCATTCTGATGTTCGTTTTCCGCAAAAGATTGTTTAAAGAGCATTTGGACTATGAAGGGAAATATCTGATGGACAGCAATGGATAA
- a CDS encoding saccharopine dehydrogenase family protein: MGKALIIGAGGVANVVAHKCCQVPEVFEEICIASRTLKKCEDIRDKLTGSRTKVRVAQVDADQTEEVIQLIKEFQPELVINVALPYQDLTIMEACLATGVHYVDTANYEPPNVPKFEYKWQWAYREKFAQAGLTALLGSGFDPGVTGVFCAYAQKHYFDEIHTIDIVDANGGDHGYPFATNFNPEINIREITAKGRYYKEGEWIETDPLSVKKVYDLEEIGPKNIYLLYHEELESLAQNIKGIKQIRFWMTFSDNYLNHLKVLENVGMTSIEPIEFEGQQIIPLHFLKAVLPDPASLGPRTKGKTNIGCIIQGVKDGQPRTYYVYNICDHQECYAEVGSQAISYTTGVPAMIGAKLIMEGKWQKPGVYNVEEFDPDPFMADLNKYGLPWREDFAPTLLDEE, encoded by the coding sequence ATGGGAAAAGCCTTGATTATTGGGGCCGGCGGTGTGGCCAATGTGGTCGCCCACAAATGCTGTCAAGTTCCTGAGGTGTTTGAGGAAATTTGCATTGCGAGCCGGACGCTGAAAAAATGCGAGGATATTCGAGATAAATTAACCGGCAGCCGGACTAAAGTCAGGGTCGCTCAGGTTGATGCCGATCAGACAGAAGAAGTCATCCAACTCATTAAGGAGTTTCAACCGGAGCTGGTGATCAACGTGGCCCTTCCTTATCAGGACCTGACCATTATGGAGGCCTGTCTGGCCACCGGCGTTCATTATGTGGACACTGCCAACTATGAACCCCCCAATGTGCCGAAATTTGAATACAAATGGCAATGGGCCTACCGGGAAAAATTTGCCCAAGCCGGATTAACGGCTTTATTGGGAAGCGGTTTTGATCCCGGGGTAACCGGTGTTTTCTGCGCCTATGCCCAAAAGCACTATTTTGATGAGATTCATACCATCGATATTGTCGATGCCAATGGCGGGGATCATGGTTATCCTTTCGCCACTAATTTCAACCCGGAGATCAATATTCGGGAAATCACTGCCAAGGGTCGTTATTATAAAGAGGGAGAGTGGATTGAAACCGATCCCCTGTCCGTGAAGAAGGTCTATGATCTTGAGGAGATTGGGCCCAAGAATATCTACCTGCTCTATCATGAAGAGCTGGAATCTTTAGCACAGAATATTAAGGGAATCAAACAGATCCGTTTCTGGATGACCTTCTCCGATAATTATCTCAACCATTTAAAGGTTCTGGAAAATGTGGGCATGACTTCCATCGAACCTATTGAGTTTGAGGGTCAGCAAATCATTCCCCTCCATTTCCTCAAGGCTGTCCTGCCTGATCCGGCCTCCCTGGGACCGCGAACCAAGGGCAAAACCAATATCGGCTGCATTATCCAAGGAGTCAAGGATGGTCAGCCCCGCACCTATTATGTCTACAATATCTGCGATCACCAGGAATGCTATGCTGAAGTGGGCTCTCAGGCTATCTCCTATACCACCGGGGTACCGGCCATGATCGGCGCTAAGTTGATTATGGAAGGAAAATGGCAGAAGCCCGGCGTTTATAATGTTGAAGAGTTTGATCCCGATCCCTTTATGGCAGACCTGAATAAGTACGGATTGCCTTGGCGGGAAGATTTTGCCCCCACATTATTGGATGAGGAATAA
- the nspC gene encoding carboxynorspermidine decarboxylase, translating to MNIKELPTPSYVVDENLLRRNLEILQSVQERTGCKILLALKGFSMHAVFPLVGQYLKGIAASSLFEARLGVAEMGKEVHVYSPAYIEEEFDELLGYCDHMVFNSFDQWRKFKDKVKNHPGHIECGIRVNPEYSEIATDIYNPCYQNSRLGVTLANFRPEELEGIAGLHFHTLCEQNSDTLERTLKVVEEKFGEHLRKMKWLNLGGGHHITRPDYDIETLVRCILHLQEKYGVEIYLEPGEAIALNTGFLVTKVLDIVDNGMKIALLDASAACHMPDVLEMPYRPAIINGGEPGEHPYTYRLGGNTCLAGDVIGDYSFAEPLKPGDKLIFCDMAHYTMVKNNMFNGVNLPNIMLYNEKEGFKLIRRFGYEDFKNRLS from the coding sequence ATGAATATAAAAGAACTGCCCACACCCAGTTATGTGGTGGATGAAAACCTGCTCAGGAGAAATCTGGAGATTTTGCAATCCGTTCAAGAGCGGACAGGGTGCAAGATCCTGCTGGCCTTGAAAGGATTTTCCATGCATGCTGTGTTTCCTTTGGTGGGCCAATACCTGAAGGGTATCGCCGCCAGCTCCTTGTTTGAGGCGCGACTTGGCGTTGCAGAGATGGGCAAGGAAGTTCATGTCTACTCACCGGCCTATATCGAAGAGGAGTTTGACGAGCTGCTGGGGTATTGTGATCATATGGTGTTTAACTCCTTTGATCAGTGGCGCAAATTCAAAGATAAGGTGAAAAACCATCCTGGCCACATTGAATGTGGAATTCGGGTTAATCCTGAGTATTCGGAGATTGCCACGGATATCTATAACCCCTGCTATCAGAATTCCCGGCTGGGAGTGACCCTGGCCAATTTCAGGCCTGAAGAACTTGAGGGAATCGCTGGGCTGCATTTCCATACCCTATGCGAACAGAATTCGGATACCCTGGAACGCACCCTTAAAGTGGTGGAAGAGAAATTCGGTGAACATCTCCGGAAGATGAAATGGCTGAATCTGGGCGGCGGCCATCATATTACCCGCCCTGATTATGATATTGAGACCCTGGTCCGCTGTATTCTTCATTTGCAGGAAAAATACGGAGTGGAGATCTATCTGGAGCCCGGAGAGGCCATCGCCTTAAATACAGGGTTCCTAGTCACCAAGGTGCTGGATATCGTGGATAATGGAATGAAGATCGCCTTACTTGACGCTTCGGCGGCCTGCCATATGCCCGATGTCCTGGAGATGCCCTATCGTCCGGCGATTATCAATGGAGGGGAGCCGGGGGAACATCCCTACACCTATCGGTTGGGCGGCAATACCTGTCTGGCCGGGGATGTGATCGGCGACTATTCCTTTGCCGAACCCTTAAAGCCGGGGGACAAGCTTATCTTCTGCGATATGGCTCATTACACCATGGTCAAGAATAATATGTTCAACGGGGTAAACCTGCCCAATATTATGCTCTACAATGAAAAAGAAGGCTTTAAGCTGATTCGCCGTTTTGGCTATGAGGATTTCAAAAACCGATTATCTTAG